The Oncorhynchus tshawytscha isolate Ot180627B linkage group LG27, Otsh_v2.0, whole genome shotgun sequence genome includes the window GAAACGGTCTCCTTGTATGCATTATAGGAGAAGAAGATTTTATTCTACCATCCCAGTGAGGTCGAGAAGAATGAGAAGATCCGTAATGTTGGCCATAGTACAGTTTACCAGGTACACAAGAACTACAAACAAATCGATCATCTGGAAATACAACATCTCACATCTATGTTAGTTGTGTGTGTTGTCTTCCTGACCACCATCATTGCTATATTCCAGAACCTTCTGTCAAACAAAAGCTGCTTAATTCCTCCACTCACAGAAGAACAGGCAGTTCTTCTTTGAAGTGGAGGACAGTTTCTGGATCGTCATGGTAAGCTGGTGTGGGTGTTgacatcgtgaccagtgaactgagataaggcggagctttacctagcatggacttgtagatgacctggagtcagtgggtctggcgacgaatatgtagcgagggccagccgactagagcatacaggtcgcagtggtgggtggtataacgtgctttagtaacaaaacggatggcactgtgataaactgcatccagttttacAGTGAAAACATTAGCATCCGGTGTTGTAAGCTACAATGTGTAAATACTATCCACTTtgctaacagtctgatggtggtgTCCAGGCCAGGCTGCCTGCTTGACAGACAGGGTGCTTCTAGCCGTCACCAGAAGGGTTGATCTTGTATTGCGTTTCCAGTGACTAAATGCAGTGTCAGATGACAGTCTTCAAATATGGCCTCCCCCACTAATTAGCCCTGCTCAGAAATAGTGCCTTCCTCAAGGAGAGCTGGTCAAAGCTTCTGCCATACAACAGGCCCAGCCCATTTACTTCCATGGCCTGTCAACATTATTCATACCTAGCCAATCAGAGGAAACCCCCAACTCTCCCTAATTGTATGAAGGGCTTCCCCTTCCATTAtgtaacctaaagacacagaagGCATGTGGTGTCTGTATTGTATCCCAGGTTGAATGTCACTGTTCTAGCCATTTGAGATGGCGTCCTCTTGTCTTTGGGAACAGCAATGTATGCACTATGCAGGTAAACTAATATCTCCAGCTTTGACCTAACAGGGATCCACCTTGGACAGAAAAATTGTTGCTGCTGAAGCTGGAAATGGGAGCATTGTATTGTCCAGCATACAGTTTGCAGGCCTTTTGTGTTTCTCAATGAGGTTTCTCAGATCTGAAATCTGAGCACAATGGGATGTGTGTATAATCTTGCTTTCTAAGCTAACACCTCACCTTCCCCAAGTATCCCTAAATGGCTATTAACCAAACTGATACATGTCTTTCTATTCATCTTCCATTGTCCACTCAGACTGCGTGTATAACTGTCCTCTATCCCTGGTCTCCTCCAGTACCTGCAGACGCTGCACCTGCAGTCCTGTGACCTGCTGGACGTCTTCGGGGAGAATcaccttttcccacctggacaagatgaCCTACCTGAAGATCCAGTCATTTGTCAACAGAGTGGAGGAGTGCCTCAGGCTGATCAAATGCTCAGCTTTCCTCTACAACGACCAGCTCATATGGTACAGTTGGGGGAACCAGATCGTGTGTAGGATGTGTGGGGGTGGTCTGCTGTACTTTGGTCTTAAACACCTGCCCACATGTAGAAACCAAATTTAGCCTACAATTTGCAAATGCATGGGTAGGAATAAAGCCAACAGAGCTGGTTGGAAAAACATAAGCTCTGAATTGTATTCTCCCATGATCTTGAGACACAGGCTGCTCCACCATTCAAATGGCCAGGCTCTGTATCTAGTAGGCTCTTTTTCAGGCCTCCCCACCATGCCAAAgccagggaggggaggagagggcttATTGGGCTTCCCCTCCTGGTGTGCGTGCTAGAGCCCTGATCTAGCCCTTGGTGCCTCCAGGCAGCCCTTTACCACTGTAAGGTGTGGGGGAGCCTGGCAGCAGTGCCAGGCATCCCTCCAACTCCTCATCCCATTAGGGTTGGGGCTGGGAGGCACAGAGACTTTAAATACATACCTTAATCTGATTACAGTAAACCTGTAATCCTGACATGTCTCTCACTTTTAACTCAGTCTGACCTGATATCTAATCCGGGGATTATGTGAACGATAATACAATTATTGTAATGATTTGATTGATTGCTAATCAAAGAATTTGAGCAGTTGTTATAGCATTGGGCCTGGAGAGATGATGGGAGATGATGGGCTTAGTTTATCAATACTCCTGAACAGACTGTGAACCGGAACAGGACATGTTTGATGCTAACTAAGGTGTGTCCCCTTTTTTTGTTGTCTGGAGCAGGATGACATGCGGATCCTGTACAAGTACCTGAAGACGTCACTGTTCCCCAGACACTCCGaaccagaggtgtgtgtgtgtgagagggtctctcagagcattcacagtcagcccactgacacccctatcagatcacagcaaaatcctattctacttgaacagagcaatactcaatcatgaggcatcagaGCCAAAGGAACTGCATAATATTAAGTAATGCTAttgatggaaggaaagtagtgtagaaatctaccaaaaaactattaggcaacaaGAAATTATATCCCTTTTTAGACAACTTCCGGGGCAATTCATTTCAcagtaatagtgaaggtgtaaacttggcagttgAAAACCTAgacagtatacagtggggcaaaaaagtattgtcagccaccaattgtgcaagttctcccacttaaaaagatgagaggcctgtaattttcatcataggtacacttcaactatgacagacaaaatgagaaaaaaaaatcacattgtaggattttttaatgaatttatttgcaaattatggtggaaaataagtatttggtcactgacaaacaagcaagatttctggctctcacagacctgtaacttcttctttaagaggctcctctgtcctccaatcgttacctgtattaatggcacctgtttgaacttgttatcagtataaaagacacctgtccacaacctcaaacagtcacactccaaactccactatggccaagaccaaagagctgtcaaaggacaccagaaacaaaattgtagacctgcaccaggctgggaagactgaatctgcaataggtaagcagcttggtttgaagaaaccaactgtgggagcaattattaggaaatggaagacatacaagaccactgataatctccctcgatctggggctccacgcaaaatctcaccccgtggggtcaaaatgatcacaagaacggtgagcaaaaatcccagaaccacacgggggtacctagtgaatgaccttcagagagctgggaccaaagtaacaaagcctaccatcagtaacacactacgccgcaagggactcaaatcctgcagtgccagacgtgtccccctgcttaagccagtacatgtccaggcccgtttgctagagagcatttggatgatccagaagaagattgggagaatgtcatatggtcagatgaaaccaaaatataactttttggtaaaaactcaactcgtcgtgtttggaggacaaagaacgctgagttgcatccaaagaacaccatacctactgtgaagcatgggggtggaaacatcatgctttggggctgtttttctgcaaagggactaggacgactgatccgtgtaaaggaaagaatgaatggggccatgtatcgtgagattttgagtgaaaacctccttccatcagcaagggcattgaagaggaaacgtggctgggtctttcagcatgacaatgatcccaaacacaccgcccgtgcaaccaaggagtggcttcgtaagaagcatttcaaggtcctggagtggactagccagtctccagatctcaaccccatataacatctttggagggagttgaaagtccttgttgcccagcaacagccccaaaacatcactgctctagaggagatctccatggaggaatgggccaaaataccagcaacagtgtgtgaaaaccttgtgaagacttacagaaaacgtttgacctctgtcattgccaacaaagggtatataacaaagtattgagataaacttttgttattgaccaaatacttattttccaccataatttgcaaataaattaattgaaaatcctacaatgtgattttctagattttcttttctcattttgtctgtcatagttgaagtgtacctatgatgaaaattacaggcctctctcatctttttaagtgggagaacttgcacaattggtggctgactaaatacttttttgccccactgtaattgacCCGAAGAATGTATTATAACAGGCACAATTAGTTGAACACCCATTGTTGTTACCCCACAGGCTCCAGACAATGTTGATAATGATTTTTTAAGTTATATTAAAGCaggttttctctttctctccaccatctctcttctccacccactctccctctcttcccctcccttcctttctctctccagctGGCTGGTAGGGACTATCCCCTAAGACCTGAGGTGGCAAGAAATCTGCTTCACTACGGGAGGCAAGTCCTTAAACACCCTCTCTggtcccctgcctccctccctccctccaggtctcCTGGCTAGGCTGGGCCAGGTTCCCTCATCCCCTCCCTTGCTGGGGCTCTGGTCCCATGCAGAAGGACAGAGACACCATATCATCATGTCAGGGTGGAACCTTCTAGCCATGTCACATCTACTGCTAATCTGACTACAGAAGTGAAGAGGGGATGGGATGGATGGAATTATTTTTGGACTTTATCGTGTTCATTCAGGATGTGTTTAGTGGATATATTGTTAGGTCAATGTAGTGATGGAATAAATATATTATGTCAACGTAGTGATGGAAGAACTATATTTTTAGGTCAACGCAGTGATGGAAGGACTATATTGTTATGTCAACGTAGTGATGGaagaactacagttgaagtcggaagtttacatacacttatgttggagtcattaaaactcgtttttttcaaccactccacaaatttcttgtcaacaaactatagttttggcaagtcggttaggacatctactttgtgcatgacacaagcaatttttccaacaattgtttacagacagattatttcacttataattcactgtatcacaattccagtaggtcagaagtttacatacactaagctgactgtttCTTTAAccctgcttggaaaattccagaaaaggatgtcatggctttagaagcttctgataggctaattgacatcatttgagtcaattggaggtgtacctgtggatgtatttcaaggcctaccttcaaactctgtgcctctttgcttgacatcattggaaaactaaaagaaatcagccaagacctcataaaaaaattggagaccttcacaagtctggttcatccttgggagaaatgtccaaatgcctgaaggtaccaggttcatctgtacaaacaatagtatgcaagtataaacaccatgggaccacgcagccgtcataatgCTCAGGacggagatgcgttctgtctcttagagatgaaaatatttggtgcgaaaagtgcaaatcattcccagaacaacagcaacggaccttgtgaagatgctggaggaaaaaggtacaaaagtatctatatccacagtaaaacaagtcctatatcgacataacctgaaaggccgctcagcaaggaagaagccactgctccagaaccgccattaaaaaagccagactatggtttgcaactgcacatggggacaacatcgtactttttggagaaatgtcctctggtctgatgaaacaaaaatagaactgtttggccataacgaccgtcgttatgtttggaggaaaaagtgggaggcttgcaagccgaagaacaccatcccaacctcgaagcacggggttggcagcatcatgttgtggggatgctttgctgcaggagggactggtgcacttcacaaaatagatggcatcatgagggaggaaaattatgtgtatatattgaagcagcatctcaagacatcagtcaggaagttaaagcttggtcgcacatgggtcttccaaatggacaatgaccccaagcatacttc containing:
- the LOC112259400 gene encoding vacuolar fusion protein CCZ1 homolog, with the protein product MDLCKTATPQGSIHSRTEEVKTQTKLMLMISLRMTLRMQEKRYTSSLLSFFIYNPSFWPWEGEEKKILFYHPSEVEKNEKIRNVGHSTVYQYLQTLHLQSCDLLDVFGENHLFPPGQDDLPEDPVICQQSGGVPQADQMLSFPLQRPAHMDDMRILYKYLKTSLFPRHSEPELAGRDYPLRPEVARNLLHYGRQVLKHPLWSPASLPPSRSPG